The sequence below is a genomic window from Longimicrobiaceae bacterium.
GAGCTGGACCGCGACGACGTGGACCTGGAGGACCAGCTCCTCCTGTACCGCGAGGGATGCACCCACGTCCTGGCCGCCAAGCGGATCCTGAACTCGGTCCGCTCGGAGGTGGAGGTCCTCATGACGGAGAGCGGCGAGGTGCCGACGCGGGGGGCCGAGGAGTAGGCCCGGCTGCGCCGGGAGTGCGGGGACAGGACGGCTGGCCGGGTTCGTGCGTGGGGCGTCCGTGGGAACACCCACGGACCCGGACGGAGGATGACGCATGCCGCCCTACCTGAGCGAGTTTGCCGAGCTGACGCCCGAAGAGCGCAACCTGTGCGACCAGTTCGAGGTGCTCCTGGACCAGCGGATCGACGGGAAGCCGCCCCTCCCCGGCCGCGCCTCCCACTGGCTCTCGGTCCCCGAATCGCTCACCTACGAGATGATCCAGGAGCTGCGGAGCCGCTACCTCGCCAAGGGGTGGCGCGAGGTGGAGATCGTCTCCTCCGCCGAGCGCACCTACCGGGTGGCGCTGGAGCGGTAGGCGCGCCGCCCGTACGCACGTGACCGCCGCGCCCGCGGCGGTTATCTTCTGTGGCGGTCCCCCGTCGCGCCCGCGACGCCCGGAGCGTACCCCCTCATCCCGGACGGCCTCCATGCGAAAGCTCCTGACCGCGCTCGCCGCGCTCTCCCTTGCCGCCCCCGCGGCGGCCCAGCAGCACCAGCACGGGCAGCACCATCAGCACGGCCAGCACCACCCGCAGGGCCAGGCGCACGACCACTCGCAGTACCCGGAGGGGTGGGCGGTCCGCGTGGACCGGGACGCTCCGCGCGACCGGATCTGGCTGATGGACCACGGCGGCGGCGAGCTGCACGCTGCCACCGGCCCCGCGGGCGCCGTGTACTACCACCGCGACTGGGAGAAGACTGGCGACTACGCCTACTCGGCGCGCTTCCGCCAGCCCAAGGCCTCGCCGCACCCGGAGGCGTACGGGCTCATGATCGGCGGGAAGGAGTTGGCGGGCGCGGACCAGCGCTACTCCTACTTCCTGGTGCGCCAGACGGGCGAGTACTTCATCGCCGACCGCAAGGGCGACACGCGGACCGTGGCGGCGAACTGGACCGC
It includes:
- a CDS encoding exodeoxyribonuclease VII small subunit: MARTSAPPAPDASAEPRLGELLARLEEIRRELDRDDVDLEDQLLLYREGCTHVLAAKRILNSVRSEVEVLMTESGEVPTRGAEE